A segment of the Mycobacterium intracellulare ATCC 13950 genome:
GTGTCGAATGGGCACAATGGCGGCATGTTTGCGCGTCACATGGTTCGTTCCGTTGGTCCAGCAGTAGTTATCGCCGCATCGGGCATGGCCGCCTCGGCCGTCTCCGGTTCCCTCATCCCCACCGCCGCCGCCCAATGTCCCGACGTGCAAGTGGTCTTCGCCCGCGGCACCGGCGAAGAACCCGGCGTCGGCCCCACCGGCCAAGCCTTCGTCGACGCCCTGCACCAACGCGTCGGCGACCGCTCCTTCGACGTCTACCCCGTCAACTACCCCGCCACCGACCAATGGGACACCGGCATCGACGGCATCCGCGACGCCGGCGCCCACGTCGTCTCCATGGCCCATGACTGCCCCAACACCAAAATGGTCCTCGGCGGCTACTCCCAAGGCGCCGCCGTCATGGGCTTTGTCACCTCCGCCGCCGTCCCCGAAGGCATCGACCCCGCCACCGTCCCCAAACCCCTGTCCCCCGACGTCGCCAACCACGTCTCCTCAGTCGTGCTCTTCGGCATGCCCAACGTGCGCGCCATGAACTTCCTCGGCGAACCCCCCGTCGTCATCGGACCCGCCTACCAAGACAAAACCCTCAAAGTCTGCGCCACCGAAGACCCCGTCTGCTCCGACGGCATGAACTTCGCCGCCCACAACACCTACGCCGACGACGGCTCCATCATCGACAAAGGCGTCGCCTTCGCCTCCAGCCACCTCGGCATGGGTAGCCCCGGCGCGATGTCGGTCGCGTCGCCGCACGGCGGTTTTGGAGAGTGAGCGGCTAACCCGCTGGCGGGGTTTTATCGCCCTGTGTCACACGGGATCTCGGCCCGCGCCCCGCGGGCGGCGGCGCTAGCTGCCGAACATGGCGGTGATCGTCTCGTTGAACCGCGGATAGATGTCGTCGTAGGTGCCGTCACGCTCGGCGTAGCGGAACATCTTGACGCGCTCCACCACGATCTCGTTGGCCTGTGGCTGCGTCTGCAGCAGCGTCATCGTCTCGGTGATGTACTCGTCGAGCGGCATCGCCCGGGGATCGAATCCCCGCTCGCCCTGCAGGGCGGTGCGCACGTGCGGGGGGATGATCTCGATCACCTGGACCGAGGTGTCGCGCAGCTGGAAGCGCAGCGATTCGGTGTAGGAGTGCAGCGCGGCCTTGGAGGCGCAGTAGGTGGGGGTGAGCGCGCTGGGCATGAACGCCAGGCCCGACGTGACGTTGAGGATGGTGGCGTGCGACTTGCGCAGCAGCGCCGGTAGCAACGACGCGGTCAGCCGCATGGGGCCCAGCAGATTGATGGCGACGGACTGCTCGGCCAGGCCGACATTGC
Coding sequences within it:
- a CDS encoding cutinase family protein, yielding MFARHMVRSVGPAVVIAASGMAASAVSGSLIPTAAAQCPDVQVVFARGTGEEPGVGPTGQAFVDALHQRVGDRSFDVYPVNYPATDQWDTGIDGIRDAGAHVVSMAHDCPNTKMVLGGYSQGAAVMGFVTSAAVPEGIDPATVPKPLSPDVANHVSSVVLFGMPNVRAMNFLGEPPVVIGPAYQDKTLKVCATEDPVCSDGMNFAAHNTYADDGSIIDKGVAFASSHLGMGSPGAMSVASPHGGFGE
- a CDS encoding SDR family oxidoreductase → MQMTGNTVLVTGGGSGIGRGLAESFHRLGNQVIIAARRSDQLRAVAEANPGIQTLSLDQGDAADIRRFATEVTDHYPDLNVLINNAGIQRVEDLTSGNVGLAEQSVAINLLGPMRLTASLLPALLRKSHATILNVTSGLAFMPSALTPTYCASKAALHSYTESLRFQLRDTSVQVIEIIPPHVRTALQGERGFDPRAMPLDEYITETMTLLQTQPQANEIVVERVKMFRYAERDGTYDDIYPRFNETITAMFGS